The Vigna angularis cultivar LongXiaoDou No.4 chromosome 9, ASM1680809v1, whole genome shotgun sequence DNA window GGTCACACTCCGTCACTGTAATTGCCACCGTGCCTCGTCCACTTCCATTTGTTTCTGGCATTTCACGGTTAGTTGAATTCACTGTTGGATTGaaaaaattttgataataaaattttgatatatgtttgATAATAATTGTTGTGAGATGATATATTGGTGATAAATAGAATTAGAAATAGAATTATATAGTTATTTGATCataaaattgttgttgttgtgagattgatatatttatttgatatttgtttgataattgttgttgtgagattgatatatttattagattGTTATTTGATGATTACATTGGTATAATGGTTATTGTATTAAATTGGTTGATTTGCTGATTAGATAAAGTTTAAGGTTGGAAATCATGAGTTGTTTGctttaatatattgtttgttgttgtgaattagccttagtttcccgtttgagattcaatacaaaaattgttTACTATCTCTAGatttttttcaacaaatgtactttttacaaatgaatagaaggagatggtaataataatttataagtattgaatcttgaattgtccggttggacagtttaagaagagtaataactcttttatagtttattataacatatgaattttaatatacatgtcttaaatttcatgaaaatttgcCGTTGTgtttttgtattgatcttcgggtgcatatttgattgtgatttataatcactttcatttcgtgtaacctgaagaccaatgtgaaatgctggcaaaattttgtgaaatttaagatatgttgtttaaaattgatatgtttaataaactaaaaaaagtgaatcttcttgaatgggatagggtcacaccttgaatacaaacacgatcaaagtgatcattcaagattattgagattgtgtaaacaatttcagtaaacatgcgtacggatagagggtggatgaatttaccacgcatcagcactgagtacgagagaggggtagaagactTTATAcagtttgcgcaacgtaatgcgagtacaagtggtgatgatgaagtcaagttcagatgtccatgtgtgaactgtttgaatgggaggaagttgaacgcaactgatattagggaacatcttatctgtgatggtttcatacgaagttatacaacatggatatggcacggcgaatcaacagactttccaactgtctctccaactggaaatgtttatgattccacaatggatatggaagatgaagcagaagaagacaacttagaggacatgatccgcgatgttggcgcagaagcttttgcccaagcgcatgtgtatgaaacgatgtccactaatgcggagactcctttgtatgcgggttcaactaagttcacacgattgtcagcggtgttaaggctgatgaatttaaaggcgagcaatggatggagtgataagagttttacagaattgttgtcgttgttgaatgaaatgctgccaaatggaaatacgttacccaatcgtaattatgatgcaaaaaaaattctatgtccgatgggtatggaatATAAATGGATACATacatgtccgaatgattgcatattatataggaatgagaatgaagttttgataaagtgtccaaaatgtgggttatcacgatacaagtcaaaaaacaacggTGAAGAAGGTGGCAtcacagaaaagaatggttctgctttgaaagtagtttggtaccttccactagttgccagacttaagcgtttgtttgcgaatcccaaagacgctaaaaacctaagatggcatgcagatgagagaacaactgatgggaTGCTTCGTCATCCGGCTGATTCCAAGcaatggaaaattattgatcaagaattcccccaatttggtgaagaatgtagaaatcttaggtttggcttagctactgatggaatgaatccatttggtaatttaagtaccaatcacagttgttggcccatTATACTGacaatttacaacttatctcctggattgtgcatgaaaagaaagtacatgatgttgtcaatgttgatatatggtccaaagcagcctggaaatgacatcgatgtttatctaaggccactagttgaagacttgaagttgttgtgggttgatggggttgaaatatttgatgcctttgcttcagaaactttcatgatgcatgccatgttattttgcaccattaatgacttcccagcttatggtaatttgtcggggtacagtgtgaagggtcataaagcatgtcctatatgtgaagaaaacactgcagctcaacaattaaaacacggaaggaagacagtgtatatgcgtcatcggcgatttttacaatctaatcatccatatcgaaggttaaagaaagcattcaatggagaacaagagaaagacaatgcacccatttcacttactggacttgaagttgttgaGAAAGTTAATAAAGTACATCATCAGTTTGGGAAAACGTCGAAGAAGTCTTCTGTagcgaccccttggaagaagaaatcaatattctttgatcttccatattggtcaaagttagatgttagacattgcatagatgtcatgcatgttgagaaaaatgtttgtgatagcttgattggtacactactaaacatccagggaaaaacaaaagatggagtgaatgcacgtttggatttggttgacatgaagatccgagaagaattggcaccaagagagattggtaaacgtacttatttgccccctgcatgttacacaatgtccaaacaagagaagataagtttttgtctttgtttaaagagtatcaaggtaccacaaggatactcttcaaatatcaagagcttagtgtcaatgcaggacttaaagcttgttggactgaagtctcacgattgccacgtcttaatgcaacagttgttacccgtggcaattcgtggaattttgcccaaaaaagttaggctgaccataactcgattgtgctcatttttctcgtcaatttgtagtaaagtcatcgatcctacaaagttagatgaacttcaaaacgaaattatcatcatattgtgtcaactagaaatgtttttccctccatccttttttgacatcatggtgcatttacttgttcatttggtcagagaaataaagttgtgtggaccagtatacttaagatggatgtaccctattgagcgttatatgaagattttgaaagggtacgtcaaaaatcaatatcgtccagaaggttcgatgattgaaagatatattgctgaagaaagtattgagttttgctCTGAGTATATGGCTAAAGCAAATCCGATAGGagtccctcggacatcatggttgagtagatattctacaagtaaaagcatctgAGGTGTGAAGGTGGTgacgaaaagtcgtgaagaattgatgcaagcacatctatacatattaaacaacacagatgaattgatcccatttttggaagcTCACAAAGCCGTTGTAAGGGACAAATATCcacgacaatcagagaaatggcagttgatggagcataacaaaacattcttgtcctggttcaaatctgaagtttcgAAAGAATCACGGTCCTCTGAGACTTTGTTCTGGTTAGCAAATggcttgaagtttgatgttgtatgttgtacaggatacgaaattaataattgcacattctatacgaaaactttggatgataaaagcacagttcaaaatagtggcgttagtctagaagctgagtcgctacagttttccacatccaaagatcaaaatcctgtaGTTGGTTCCATGAGATActatggtagaattgaagagatatttgaagttgattacactaagtttttcgttgcactcttcaaatgtaagtggatagacaataagagtggtgtcaaaatagatgaatctggtatgacacttgttgattttcgaaaggttggttatAGAGACGAACCGTtcatcatggcatatcaagcaagtcaggttttttatgtAAAAGATCCTGcatctgaccattggtatgttgctctccaaggaaaaaggcaaattgaagaaaaagaagggaaTCTAAGTAATATTCATATCGCtgacaaccatccatttaaaacgacaataaatttggatgacgaccctctaattatacaagcaatacgagaagatcacaatgagggaatatatatatgaccaatcgatatgattatgtatgaatttcatgtttctgtaaatatttatggcttttgttaaataatatattgcacattttataagtgttttatttatatttcatcttatttattgtgacagatatatggctgagtcacctcattcgtcaagcgatgaagtccccaccacttctagacggacgagaggagcaacgaggttacgacagcttatacttagaagaaatgcaggtgagaggacacctgtcattattgacgtggtcactggagttgcatctggcccaaatgcagatgtatttaggtcttaccttaGAGTATTGGCACGTGATcgtatctctatacttactcCATCGTTTGACCATGTTTCTGAGGCTGATCGGAATCTCATATGGCAAGATCTATTAGTAAGTTAAGCAATATTGCTCAATCttctatattcattatattgataaatctgtatttatataaggttattactttctttgttgcagataacatttgatatgccaaacGTCGAGAGCTTAAGGAATAGGTGTTTATCTACAATTGCAGAACGATTtcgagggtttaagacaaaattgacgtctagatatatatttggaccaaaaagtgatgaaaatccatgttccaaatattcagcaattgacgaagaaacatgGCGTCAGTTTGTGGAGCTTCGTTCTTCTGAGGCGTGGCAGGTAAGTgtagtaaaatcattcaattcatcctTCATAATTCTCTACCATGACAATTGTTTAAATTTGTCACaggaaaaaaggtcaaaagcacaGGGAATAAGCgctcagaataaaaatccacacctactgtctcgtggtggatataggaagctcgaagagaaaataatgaagcagaagtcagatagtagacttccactttctgagggtgatgaccctcttcctcctccttcaccaccatctcggcacgacaagtggaagttagcccgtatgagaccatcgggctcctacacttccgagTCTGCTAGagaaatatctgaaagaattgtaagatgtcatttcttattatattacattaattttgttatatatctaacatatatattaaaaatcctttgaacttttgttatgtgacaggactccttggttgagcagagctcccaaggtcaattcacacaagaaggtcgtcaagatattcttgccacagctattggacgacctgagcacccaggacgggtgcgtgctgctgggactggcataggcatacgacatttttttgggtcttcctcgcgtccatattcatacgaaaagatgaaggaggaaataagaaaagagatgacgcatgagatcacaaagaaggttcgaGCAGAGTTatatgatgaagttgctgaaatggttgcgcgccagttccagcagcattatgaggattatggcaatcATCCTCCAccatctcctgtagcggaacatATTGTGCCCCCTACAGGTAAGGTTATTTATGTTTGCttactaatttactttttgcataaactaacatttaatttgacaggtagaagcggtaaaggaagttgCTCAGTTGCCGGTGCCCCaggggacgacatggatgacactcgtccatgtgagttatatattctctctgatactgggaccatgctagtggctcgtggtacaGTGTATGAGACAaccactgtagtgcatggtgtacaacttgcagaagatgaggtcaaggtcacggtcgatgaagttgtcatagcggatgtcgttcttcctgtgcctacagatgagttcttcactgtggaagaagcatttaggtcctttgtcgcctggcctagacatttggttggtcatgtatctaatcccccggtaaacactcgtactatatacttctcaattttaatatttacttttaattgacgttataacaaccatttttgcatttaacagcagataggtcaagagggaagtcctagaccgaagaagactcatttatctgaggatgaccctcttggtgcATTAGACGAGCTTGCTAAACTCATTTCAGATGTGCCAATGAATGTACAttgggattctactacatttggaagagaatctcatatcccattgtacttgcatcagcaagatgttagggagcttgcgtcggggagagatgaaattaatattacactcattcagctgtggatgatgtaagtttatgaaaacttttatatatattggtATTTTATGAACTTACTTACAtcatattatttcttcattttaggtatctGTTggatgttagtaacaagaaggggttcaacgatgtatatgggttcattgacccttCTATGACTCATgagagaaataaatttgatgatatccagacatacatcaccacctgctttggaacggggaaggagatatattttctcccttatatacatgggtaagtgaagtttgttaacttcaacacattcatttattaattttggtatatcattcataagttattaccaatttcaggtgtcattggcagctacttgtgatctccgtACCGGAGAACACGGCtgtttggttttgttcattgcataagtctcctcccagccctcttagacatgcAGTAGATTGGTAAAAATCTCAATGTCTggtccttttttttatataaatgtatgctaaaagaatttcttttgatagttcccttgcagcacatatgatgttatctgggagatctactgctacagctaaaaagcttgcatgggtttctcttaaggtttggtattttagtccatactttgttacatttgcttccattcaaatgatgttacttaacattttataattatgatgatatattgtagtgtaatagacaaatggggtcatatgaatgtggttaatacgttatgttttggatgatgaccatcattcgtgcacattacaccactggatgggaaacggtaatatttaggtttgaattttatgttctctatatttggatttcatatacactaattgaaatcattgtacTTTATGCAGAGATTTAATAGGACTGCttcaattccagagaagtcaatccaacttgtgaggaaaacacttgcaagatatgtaattcatttatataatagtatgtagtagatattaggatatactaagttttaagtttatgtttctaagttgttttatgcttttctacATTACTATAAATTCAACAtgtacattgcattgatttatgcttgaaacttgatttatgattacattttggattgatttatgcttctaagaatttgatttatgattccattcaatatattttatgttttaatatgaatttcatttaaaatatacgtTTCTGTAATATTCTGGACTATTCTGGTTATAAAAagatatgcaggtctgtttctgtgattgggaatgttgcagaaacagacaccactttaaaaaaaaacgtacttatatgcctcggttctggtAAAAACCGAGGTCAAAAGCCCACTTACTACCTCGGTTATGGTCAAACCCGAAGCAGAATGTATAGcggaggagaaaaaaaaaacaaaaaatgaatctactgcctcggtttggggcagaaccgaggcagtaaagtggagctttatgcctcggttacgAAGAACCGAGGCCTAATGTGCtacgaaaaaaataaattaaaaaaacgttAAACGTTTATGCTTCGGTTAGAGATGAACCGAGGCCGTAGAGTGggactatatgcctcggttgacaACCGAGACCAAAAGTGTatgactttttacctcgcctgaatatgcctcggttcaaaaaccgctgcctatagccaaaaataaccgctgtcgtttcccCTTATTGTACTAGTGTTAATGTTGTCTTCAAATCCTTAGCACTCCTTCTCCAAGTTGTATGAAGTTACCTCTCAAATATACTCCAACATAGTATATGACCGTTTGGTTAGTCCAATAAAATCAAGGCCTAATTATAACCTAATAACCGATAAACATactttatcaataaatttaattattagtgatgtttaagatgtttaatatttttttatcataattgtTCGACATCTCCAAAACTTAGCCAAGTAAGCTCTGATGGAGTTTCTCCATCACTTTTTAATTTGGTCAATAACTGATTAGACTGTCATACAATACACATATTATTCAAGTTAAGGGAACAAAGTGTGCAATTGAGTCATCCTTGTAAATTTGAGTAAGTTGGGGTCATCCATCCAGAAGAAAAATAACTTAGCCTAGTCCATAATTTGTTTGTCTATATTTCTGTAATTTGGGTCaacattaagtaaaaataacatCTTCTGAAAATGTAATAATAAGTTTACTTATTCCCgttatatttatatgaaaaatgtcaataatattgataaaatgtcacaaaatgtttatattatttacaatgatatttatatgaaaaaaatgtaatcatAATAggtgaaatatatgaaatgtaacattttaaataaaggtaaaatgtgacacccgggcactgacaagggcggggagtgatcgccaatgcaagaggcatggtgcaggggcactgacaaggagcggctcctggcagacttccagtggaagggacacatggacgaatcgaacatacaccggaatgagaagGGTTTAGAGATTGtgtaggtatgagactatacagttgaaggatagcgtaaaggaattgatttgactactcatatcaccaaatacTGAAAAGTTTTTCCAGAAAATGTGCGAGAGCACACTGGAATCCCTGTAACGGTGTCATTAATTATTCAACATtgttaacaatattaaaatcgtaaaaaaaattaattataaaaataaaccatACTATGAATTGTTATTGGTGTAACCAAATACTCTCATACCTATGTTACACAAAAAGAAATATCTTGTACGTTCAggtttattgtttttttcataTGGATTTGGAACTCGTTGTTTAATAACAACTAACTCAaattatagatatataattaGGAAAATGTTTGTTCGACAACGCCCATTTGACAACAAATTAACAACGACACGTGTCGTTGTGTGATTTGCTGTTTTAATTGGagatttgaaaagtaaataacCTGATTTGGAGGGTAGTTTCGGAATGATTTTTTGGCGCCCTTACAATTCTGGAAACTCTCTCTAAACATTTGTTTCATTCGAAAACGAAGCCTTCCACCAAAAGAACTCCGAAACTTTGCGTCCACCATTCTGAACTTTGTGCACGCCAGCGAAATCGTGTGTAGGGGATATTGAAGTCCGACATTGAAGTCCTTTGTCTCCGTCCACCATTGAAGTGTTGGGAGGAAGTGTATTGAAGGGGCAAGCGTTGTCATTTTCTTCAAAGGAGCGGTTTTTTAACGTCGGCGTTGTTCGTTGGACGGTTGGGGTGAGTGTTAATCGCAAGGTATTTTATATGCCCTTGTTCGTTTTCGTTTTATGGAGATTTGACAACGACGGTTTTTTCATTGCGAACCCGTGTTTTCCCATTTATTCCTTTCGCCATTTATGTATGTCCGCCATTGGTTTTCCCGTTTATTGTAAGTTTGATTGTGTAATCTATGTTTTAAAGCTGAGTTTTTTGATTCCTGACTCCATGGTATGTGTACTTGCGTTTTGGAAGGAGTTTGACTAATTGTAAGTTGATCAGTCTTTCCTATTGTAGGTGAATATTTGACAGACGCTATTTTTAGAGTTGAAAATGGAATCCTCTAATAACAATGTAAGTAGACAATAAACAggaatgttttctttgttgttatGGAGAAGCAATTTGACTGTTATAATTTTGAACTGTTTTATAGTGGCGCCTTCGAGCTTGGATACATACATCGTACATTGCCAACATGAACTCCTTACTGGCAGCGACACATAAGATGCGCATTTCACAAACTCCGTTTAAGTGGTGTTTAGAAATTGGAGATCCTTTAGAGGTGAAcctaaaattgttgaaaaagatGGTTCGTCGATGGGTTCCCCACCATCAATCGTTTAGAGTTAGCCAACATCTGGTGCCTTTCAATGTGCAGGATGTGTTCATGACTTTAGGGTTAGGAGTAGGGGGTTTGGAAGTTCCTTTTGATGAATCAGTTGTGGGTAAAGTTGGTGAATCCTTTAATTCAAAATGTACGAAATTGAAAGACCTCATACATATGTTCAATGTGCTTGTAGGTAATGATGATAGTGAGGTAGATGGGGTGTGTCGCTTGTATGTATTAGTTTGTTTTGTGGTGTTCTTTTTTCCCAGGAAGGCAAGATATGTGTCGAACATGCCTTGTTTAGTCTTAGATGACTTAGACAGTTTGTCTAGTTATGATTGGAGTAGTGCTGTACATAGATATCTTGTAGATAGTGTAAATAGATGTAATAAGAAACTACTTTCTGGATCGATTGCTGATTCATTGAGCATAAGTGGGAATGCTGTTGTTTTGCAGGTATGATTTATATTGGTTGTGTGTTGCATTAATTGAATCCATAGTAATAACTGTTGTGATTAGTTTGATTGTTTTAACTGTAGCTTTGGGCGTATGAACGTCTTGGTTTGCATGATGATAATTCTGCCAAGGAATTTCCGCGCGTTAGGCGATTTTCTTCGTTAAattatac harbors:
- the LOC128193861 gene encoding uncharacterized protein LOC128193861 codes for the protein MRHRDLAVTDKQLHILATQRRESRPYITEVIDSNCNASSPSRDISLLHCSSTTLLFLTATPPPRSCCHRRCCSVCSPSPSSTVHDSACPLTFDDAAASDDAAASAPDSDDAVASAGHTPSLSYLRVLARDRISILTPSFDHVSEADRNLIWQDLLITFDMPNVESLRNRSIDEETWRQFVELRSSEAWQQHYEDYGNHPPPSPVAEHIVPPTGRSGKGSCSVAGAPGDDMDDTRPCELYILSDTGTMLVARGTVYETTTVVHGVQLAEDEVKVTVDEVVIADVVLPVPTDEFFTVEEAFRSFVAWPRHLVGHVSNPPQIGQEGSPRPKKTHLSEDDPLGALDELAKLISDVPMNGFNDVYGFIDPSMTHERNKFDDIQTYITTCFGTGKEIYFLPYIHGCHWQLLVISVPENTAVWFCSLHKSPPSPLRHAVDCSLAAHMMLSGRSTATAKKLAWVSLKCNRQMGSYECG